GTGGTGCGGCAAGAAGTTCCGGCCGGAGCGGGTTGCCACGCGCCCGGGCTGGGAGAGGATCCCTGCAGTGCGCGATGGCGAGCTGCACGAGATCAAGTCGCCGCTGATCCTGCAGCCGGGGCCTGCGGCGCTGACCGACGGGATTGGCGGGATCGCGGCGATCATCGCGCGCTGGTCGCAACGGCAGGCGCGGTCCGGCAACTGAGGGCGGGCTTCCGCCGCGTGGAAGGCCCTGCGATGATGCGCGCCCTCGGACTCCGGAGCGCGCGATGAACCAGGCAACGATGCAGGACCTCGGCCGGCTGCTGCTGCGGCTCGCGGTCGGCGTACTGGTGCTGCTGCACGGCCTGGCGAAGCTGCGCACCGGAGTGCGGGGCATCGAGCGCATGGTGGAAGCGCATGGCCTGCCGGGCGAGCTGGCCTGGCTGGTGCTCGTCGGCGAGATCGTCGCGCCGCTGATGCTGATCATCGGCCTGCATGCGCGCATCGGTGGCGTGCTGGTCGCCATCAACATGCTGGTGGCGATCTTCCTGGTGCACATGGGCGACCTGGGCCGCTTGAACTCGACCGGCGGCTGGGCGATCGAACTGCAGCTGATGTTCCTTGCCGGCGCCGTGGCCGTGGCGCTGCTCGGGCCGGGGCGGTTCTCGGCGAACCAGCGGTAGCCGCTTTCTCTTGCTCTTGGGCTTCTCGGCGGAGCATGTGCTCCTACCCCTCTCCCGCGAGCGGGAGAGGGTGCCCCGAAGGGGCGGGTGAGGGCCGGGTCAGCGGTACACCTCTCGACTGAACTGCAGTTGCGTCACCTCGCCATCGCCGGTACGTGCCTCGACCAGGAAGCGCAGCGTGTCCGGCGGGGTGACGCGGACCACGCCGATATGGTCGGTGAGGTCGCCGACGGCGACTTCGCGCAGCGGCACATCGTGGCGCACGCCGCGCAGGTCGACGGCGGTTGCGGTGACCCGCGCCGGCACCGCGCGCTCGGCATGGTCGTCGCCGCGCCGCACGCCGATCATCAGCAGCAGGCTGTGGGCATCGCGTTCGATGCCGTATTCGCGTGCCGCCGCTTCGCTGGTCGCAAGCGTGGGCACGACGCTGGCACGCACGGTGAGATCACCCGAGCGGGTCACCGCGGGCGGCTCCGGGGCGCCTCGCGCGGCCGGCGGGGTGGGCGGCGCCCCACATGCGGCCAGTGCGAACGTGCAGGCGAGCAGGCTCGCAACCCGGAACGACCGGGACATGGCGACGTCAGTCATTCGCGGCCGACAGTTCCTGGCCACGCCGGCGCGCGGCCGCCACGGCATCCGCCACCAGCGCGCGCAGGCCGCCGGCCTCGAACGCCTCCAGCGCAGCTTGGGTGGTGCCGTTGGGCGAGGTGACCCGGCGGCGCAGTTCCGCCGGTGCTTCGCCGGATTCCGACAGCATGCGCGCGGCGCCGAGCAGGGTCTGCTGCACCAGCAGACGGGCCGCATCTGCCGGCAGGCCCTGGGCGAACGCGGCTGCCTCCATCGCCTCGGCGAACAGGAATACATAGGCCGGGCCGCTGCCGGAAATTGCGGTCACCGCATCCATCAGCGTCTCGTCGTCGATCCACGCCGTGCGGCCGGTGGCCGACAGCAGGGCTTCGGCAAGCGTGCGCCCGGCTGCGTCGACCCTGGCATTGGCATACAGCCCGGTCATGCCGGCACCCAGCAGCGACGGGGTGTTCGGCATCGTCCGCACCACCGCGGCCTCGCCGCCGAGCCAGCGTTCGATCTGCGCCGTGGTGATGCCGGCGGCGACGGAGACCACCAGCGGCACGCGTTCGCGTGCGGTGTCGGCAAGGCCTTCGCAGACGACTCGCAGCACCTGCGGCTTGACCGCCATCACCCACACATCGGCGGCTGCCACCGCCTCCCCGGCATCGGCGAACGTGGCCACGCCGAAATCGGCCTCGAGAGCCGCGCGGACGGCGTCGCCCGGGTCGGCCACGTGGATGCGCTGCGCGGCGAGGCCGCCGCCGATCAGGCCGCCAACCAGGCTGCGGGCCATGTTGCCGCCGCCGATGAAGGCGATGCTGTGGTTGCCGGGCAGGGCGGCGTTCGATGTGCTGGTCATGGGTCTCCTTGCGGTTTCATTCTTTCGGCGGGCGCGGGCCGAACAGGGCGGTGCCGACGCGCACGAGCGTCGCGCCTTCGGCAATCGCCTGTTCGAGGTCGTCGCTCATTCCCATCGACAGGGTGTCGACGGTGGGGTGGTCCGCCGCCAGCGCGTCGAACAGGACTTTCATGCGTGCAAACGCGGGCCGGCGGCGTTCCGGGTCGTCATGGGGCGTGGGGATCGCCATCAGTCCGCGCAGCCGCAGCGCGGGTTCGCGGGCGATCGCCTCGGCCAGGGCCGGGATGCTGTCCGGATTGCAGCCATGCTTGCTGGCCTCGTCGTCGACATTCACCTGCACCAGTACGTCGAGCGGTCGTGCCGGCTCGCGCCACTGCGCCAGCGCGCCGACCAGCTTCGGGCGGTCGATCGTCTGCACCCAGTCGAACCGCGCCGCCGCCTGCCGTGCCTTGTTCGACTGCAGGTGGCCGATCAGATGCCACTCGACCCCGGCATCGCCGAGGGCCTCCATCTTGGCTTCCGCTTCCTGCACATAGTTTTCGCCGAAGCCCGGATGCGCCTCGCCGAGGGCACCGCGCAGCGCGGCGAGCGCGGCCACCTCGGCGGCGTCGCGGGTCTTGCTGACGGCCAGCAGCCGCGGCGGTGGCCGCCCCGCGCGGCGGGCAGCGTTGACGATCCTGTCTGCGACCGAGCGCAGGCGTAGCTCGAGATGGGGGTCTGGGGTCATCAGGGGGCGTGGGTGCGGCGCCGGAATCCGTGCGCGCATCCGCTGGATTTACGGTGCGGTCCGGGGGCTATACTGCGCCGCAGGGGTGGGCGGATGCCAGTCGCAAGGCGCATCGGGCCCGATATCGGCCGCGAGGTCGTGGCGGCAAGGGGCAAGCAGGGGACACCATGGATATCGCCGAACTGTTGGCGTTTTCGGTCAAGAACAAGGCTTCGGACCTGCATCTGTCGGCGGGGTTGCCGCCGATGATCCGGGTCGACGGCGACGTGCGCCGGATCAACATCCCGGCACTCGACCACAAGCAGGTGCACGCGCTCGTCTACGACATCATGTCGGACAAGCAGCGCCGCGATTACGAGGAATTCCTCGAGGTCGACTTCTCGTTCGAGATTCCCGGCCTGGCCCGCTTCCGTGTCAACGCCTTCAACCAGAACCGCGGCGCCGGTGCGGTGTTCCGTACCGTCCCCTCCGAAGTGCTGACGCTGGAGGACCTCGGCTGCCCGCCGGTGTTCCGCCAGCTGATCGACCAGCCGCAGGGCCTGATCCTGGTGACCGGGCCGACCGGCTCCGGCAAGTCGACCACGCTCGCCGCGATGGTCGACCACATCAACAAGAACGAGTACGGGCACATCCTCACCATCGAGGACCCGATCGAGTTCGTGCACACCTCGCAGAAGTGCCTGATCAACCAGCGCGAGGTGCACCGTGACACCCACGGCTTCAACGAGGCGCTGCGCTCGGCGCTGCGCGAGGACCCGGACTACATCCTGGTCGGCGAAATGCGCGACATGGAAACCATCCGCCTCGCGCTGACCGCGGCCGAGACCGGCCACCTGGTGTTCGCCACCCTGCATACCTCGTCGGCGGCCAAGACCATCGACCGCATCATCGACGTGTTCCCCGCCGGCGAGAAGCCGATGGTGCGCTCGATGCTGTCGGAGTCGCTGCGTGCGGTGATCTCGCAGGCGCTGCTGAAGAAGGTCGGCGGCGGCCGCACCGCGGCGTGGGAAATCATGGTCGGCATTCCGGCGATCCGGAACCTGATCCGCGAGGACAAGGTGGCGCAGATGTATTCCGCCATCCAGACCGGCCAGCAGCACGGGATGATGACGCTCGACCAGCACCTGCAGGACCTGGTCAAGCGCGGCCTGATCACCCGTGCGCAGGCGCGCGACTACGCCAAGGACAAGCGGACGTTCGAGTGACGCCGCACGCGCTGATTCGGACATCGGGATTCGCAACCAGGGCGCAGGAGCGGTAGGGGAGCGGCACTACGAGCCCCTTCCGCTGCGCGACGCCCGCAGGAGCCACACATGAGCAGCATCGATTTCACCTCGTTCCTCAAGCTGATGGCCCACCAGAAGGCCTCGGACCTGTTCATCACCGCCGGCATGCCGCCGTCGATCAAGGTGCACGGCAAGATCTCGCCGGTCACCCAGAACCCGCTGACGCCGCAGCAGGCGCGCGACCTGGTGCTGAACGTGATGACGCCGGCGCAGCGCGAGGAGTTCGAGAAGACCCACGAGTGCAACTTCGCCATCGGCGTGTCCGGTGTCGGCCGCTTCCGCGTGTCGTGCTTCTACCAGCGCAACCAGGTGGGCATGGTGCTGCGCCGGATCGAGACCAAGATCCCGACGGTCGAAGAGCTCAACCTGCCGCCGATCATCAAGACGCTGGCGATGACCAAGCGCGGCATCATCATCTTCGTCGGCGCCACCGGCACCGGTAAGTCGACCTCGCTGGCGGCGATGATCGGCTACCGCAACCACAACTCGACCGGCCACATCATCACCATCGAGGATCCGATCGAGTTCGTGCACAAGCACGAGGGCTGCATCATCACCCAGCGCGAGGTCGGCATCGACACCGACAGCTGGGAAAACGCCCTCAAGAACACCCTGCGCCAGGCGCCCGACGTGATCATGATCGGTGAGGTGCGTACCCGCGAGGGCATGGACCACGCGATCGCCTTCGCCGAAACCGGGCATCTTGTGCTGTGCACGCTGCACGCCAACAACGCCAACCAGGCGATGGACCGCATCATCAACTTCTTCCCCGAGGACCGTCGCAGCCAGCTGCTGATGGACCTCTCGCTCAACCTCAAGGGCGTGGTCGCGCAGCAGCTGATCCCGACGCCCGACGGCAAGGCCCGCCGCGTGGCGATGGAAGTCCTGCTCGGCACCCCGCTGGTGCAGGACTACATCCGCGACGGCGAGGTCCACAAGCTCAAGGACGTCATGAAGGAATCGACCAACCTCGGCATGAAGACCTTCGACCAGAGCCTGTTCGAGCTCTACCAGGCCGGCGAGATCTCCTACGAGGACGCGCTGCGTTACGCCGACTCCGCCAACGAGGTGCGCCTGCGCATCAAGCTCGCCCAGGGCGGCGATGCGCGCACGCTCAGCCAGGGCCTGGACGGGGTCGAGATCGCCGAGATCCGCTGACCGCGCCGGCCACGGTCACACCGTGGGTGGATGCCGCGATGCAAGCGGTTCCCCCGCCGGCGCGACCAGCGCCGAAGTCCCCGTGCGCAGCGCCACGCGACGCGCGAGTTCCTGCGCGTCGTAGGGCGCGTGGGTCTTGATGTCGTTGTCGAAATAGCAGTACACGTCGCGCGGGACTTTCATCGCCGCGGGTCCGCCGGCCCGGCGCGCGCCGCGCGGCTCGGTGCCCCGGGTCCAGGCCGCGATGCGTCGTGCCCAGTCGTCGAGCGCGGCGTCGCTGTAGCCGCTGGCGTAGAGTTCCTCGTCGCCGTGCAGGCGCAGGTAGACGAAGTCGGCGGTCAGGTCCTCAAGCAGCGGCCAGCACCCCGCGGTGTCGGCCACCACCAGTGCCACCCTGTGTTCGCGCAGCAGCTCGACGAAGCCCGGGTCGTTGAAGCTCGGATGACGCACCTCCAGTGCGTGGCGCAGCGGTCGTTCCCCATCGATGTCCAGCGCGCTGCGCCCCTGCATGCGTCCGCTTTCGTGCTGCCTGGCCAGCGCCAGCGCCTGGCTGGTGTCATGCGGCAACACGGCGAGGAAATCGCGCAGCCGCTGCTCGTCGTAGCGGAAGTTGGGCGGTAGCTGCCAGAGGATCGGTCCGAGCTTCGGACCCAGCCGCAGCAGGCCCGACGAGAGGAAATTGGCGACCGGGACGCGGGCGTCACGCAGGCGCAGGTGGTGGGTGATGAAGCGGTGCCCCTTGACCGCGAACACGAAGTCGTCCGGCGTCTCGTCGCGCCAGCGCTGGTAGCTGTCGGGGTGCTGCAGCGAATAGAAGCTGCCGTTGATCTCGATGGTCGGAAACGTGCGCGAAGCGAACTCGAGTTCGCGCCGCTGCGCCAGACCCTGCGGGTAGAACACGCCACGCCACGGCGTGTAGCGCCAGCCGGAGATGCCGATGCGGACCTGTCCCTGGGTGGCGATTGCACTCATGCGGCCGAGCATCGGTCGCGCGGCGGCCAGTGGCCGTGAATGCAGCAACCGGCGTGGGACGGACCGTGGGCCGCGGACACGGTTGACCCATTTTTTACCCCGGGGGCGTCACAATGGTCGCCCTGTTCAGATTAGGACTGGAACCAGACATGGCCCATACCCTCCCCGATCTTCCGTACGCCTACGACGCGCTCGAGCCCCATTTCGACCGCCAGACGATGGAAATCCATCACACCAAGCACCACCAGACCTACGTCAACAACCTCAATGACGCGCTCAAGGACACCGGACACGCCGACACGCCGATCGAGCAGCTGATCGCCGATATCGACGCGTTGCCGGAGAAGGCGCGCAAGGCGGTGCGCAACAACGGTGGCGGGCACGCCAACCATTCGCTGTTCTGGACCGTCCTCTCGCCGCAGGGCGGCCAGCCGACCGGTGAAGTCGCCAGGCGCATCGAGAGCGATCTCGGCGGCATGGACAAGTTCAAGGAAGATTTCGCCACCGCGGCGAAGGGTCGCTTCGGCAGTGGCTGGGCGTGGCTGACGGTCGACGGCAGCGGCAAGCTCGCCATCGAGGACAGCGCGAACCAGGACAACCCGCTGATGAAGGGCATCGGGTCGGGCAACACGCCGATCCTCGGCCTCGACGTGTGGGAACACGCCTACTACCTGAAGTACCAGAACCGCCGCCCGGACTACATCTCCGCCTTCTTCAACATCATCAACTGGGAAGAAGTGGAGCGCCGCTACCAGGCTGCCCGCGGCTGATTCTCGCGCAGCACTGGATCGTCACGACGCCGGGCACTGCCCGGCGTTGTTGTTTTCGAAAGTGTCGTCATGTCGTGTAGCTGGCGTTCGCCGTGAAGACTCCGGTTTTCGGGCAGGACCATGGTTGTCCCCTGACGTTTCGTCGCGTCGGGGAGAAGGTCAACGGCGAACGTCGGACCATCGAGGTGGTCCACGACTTCGAGTGATCCGCTGTTTCTCCATGTCGGAATCAAGCGAGCGTACGAGCGTCGTCCGCCCGGGCAGGCACCGGGCAGCCGCTCCTGCTGTTCGTGCTGGAACCGGCGATCGCCGGAGCCCGTCGCGTGCACCGGGGAGTGTGCTCCCAGCCGGCCATGGATGGCCGGCGGCCGGCCGTGGTAGCGGGACGGACTCCGGCCGGGGGAGCACACTCCCCGGTGCGCGCGGCGGGCAGCGCGATTGGAAACGAAGTACCCCAGCGGCATCCGGCTCACCCCCGCGGTGTGCGACGGGCGCGAATCAGGC
This portion of the Luteimonas yindakuii genome encodes:
- a CDS encoding DoxX family protein yields the protein MNQATMQDLGRLLLRLAVGVLVLLHGLAKLRTGVRGIERMVEAHGLPGELAWLVLVGEIVAPLMLIIGLHARIGGVLVAINMLVAIFLVHMGDLGRLNSTGGWAIELQLMFLAGAVAVALLGPGRFSANQR
- a CDS encoding DUF4426 domain-containing protein is translated as MSRSFRVASLLACTFALAACGAPPTPPAARGAPEPPAVTRSGDLTVRASVVPTLATSEAAAREYGIERDAHSLLLMIGVRRGDDHAERAVPARVTATAVDLRGVRHDVPLREVAVGDLTDHIGVVRVTPPDTLRFLVEARTGDGEVTQLQFSREVYR
- the proC gene encoding pyrroline-5-carboxylate reductase codes for the protein MTSTSNAALPGNHSIAFIGGGNMARSLVGGLIGGGLAAQRIHVADPGDAVRAALEADFGVATFADAGEAVAAADVWVMAVKPQVLRVVCEGLADTARERVPLVVSVAAGITTAQIERWLGGEAAVVRTMPNTPSLLGAGMTGLYANARVDAAGRTLAEALLSATGRTAWIDDETLMDAVTAISGSGPAYVFLFAEAMEAAAFAQGLPADAARLLVQQTLLGAARMLSESGEAPAELRRRVTSPNGTTQAALEAFEAGGLRALVADAVAAARRRGQELSAAND
- a CDS encoding YggS family pyridoxal phosphate-dependent enzyme, which produces MTPDPHLELRLRSVADRIVNAARRAGRPPPRLLAVSKTRDAAEVAALAALRGALGEAHPGFGENYVQEAEAKMEALGDAGVEWHLIGHLQSNKARQAAARFDWVQTIDRPKLVGALAQWREPARPLDVLVQVNVDDEASKHGCNPDSIPALAEAIAREPALRLRGLMAIPTPHDDPERRRPAFARMKVLFDALAADHPTVDTLSMGMSDDLEQAIAEGATLVRVGTALFGPRPPKE
- a CDS encoding type IV pilus twitching motility protein PilT yields the protein MDIAELLAFSVKNKASDLHLSAGLPPMIRVDGDVRRINIPALDHKQVHALVYDIMSDKQRRDYEEFLEVDFSFEIPGLARFRVNAFNQNRGAGAVFRTVPSEVLTLEDLGCPPVFRQLIDQPQGLILVTGPTGSGKSTTLAAMVDHINKNEYGHILTIEDPIEFVHTSQKCLINQREVHRDTHGFNEALRSALREDPDYILVGEMRDMETIRLALTAAETGHLVFATLHTSSAAKTIDRIIDVFPAGEKPMVRSMLSESLRAVISQALLKKVGGGRTAAWEIMVGIPAIRNLIREDKVAQMYSAIQTGQQHGMMTLDQHLQDLVKRGLITRAQARDYAKDKRTFE
- a CDS encoding PilT/PilU family type 4a pilus ATPase, with protein sequence MSSIDFTSFLKLMAHQKASDLFITAGMPPSIKVHGKISPVTQNPLTPQQARDLVLNVMTPAQREEFEKTHECNFAIGVSGVGRFRVSCFYQRNQVGMVLRRIETKIPTVEELNLPPIIKTLAMTKRGIIIFVGATGTGKSTSLAAMIGYRNHNSTGHIITIEDPIEFVHKHEGCIITQREVGIDTDSWENALKNTLRQAPDVIMIGEVRTREGMDHAIAFAETGHLVLCTLHANNANQAMDRIINFFPEDRRSQLLMDLSLNLKGVVAQQLIPTPDGKARRVAMEVLLGTPLVQDYIRDGEVHKLKDVMKESTNLGMKTFDQSLFELYQAGEISYEDALRYADSANEVRLRIKLAQGGDARTLSQGLDGVEIAEIR
- a CDS encoding DUF72 domain-containing protein produces the protein MAAARPMLGRMSAIATQGQVRIGISGWRYTPWRGVFYPQGLAQRRELEFASRTFPTIEINGSFYSLQHPDSYQRWRDETPDDFVFAVKGHRFITHHLRLRDARVPVANFLSSGLLRLGPKLGPILWQLPPNFRYDEQRLRDFLAVLPHDTSQALALARQHESGRMQGRSALDIDGERPLRHALEVRHPSFNDPGFVELLREHRVALVVADTAGCWPLLEDLTADFVYLRLHGDEELYASGYSDAALDDWARRIAAWTRGTEPRGARRAGGPAAMKVPRDVYCYFDNDIKTHAPYDAQELARRVALRTGTSALVAPAGEPLASRHPPTV
- a CDS encoding superoxide dismutase, whose amino-acid sequence is MAHTLPDLPYAYDALEPHFDRQTMEIHHTKHHQTYVNNLNDALKDTGHADTPIEQLIADIDALPEKARKAVRNNGGGHANHSLFWTVLSPQGGQPTGEVARRIESDLGGMDKFKEDFATAAKGRFGSGWAWLTVDGSGKLAIEDSANQDNPLMKGIGSGNTPILGLDVWEHAYYLKYQNRRPDYISAFFNIINWEEVERRYQAARG